From Pelosinus fermentans DSM 17108, the proteins below share one genomic window:
- a CDS encoding YjbH domain-containing protein, which translates to MKKVLFGISCALVLASAPVFAAPSVNGSTGLINNPSSDVLREGEFSLGYYHLKDGGVGIFNTNILPKLEIGVAGFRYDDQDNENYVNAKFSILSESVMNPGLAVGIEDIANTRERSAYAVASKALPFGFRMHVGAGNGRFDGVFAGIEKTLNPISVVTGNNVFPATTLIAEYDGKHMNYGARMAIIPGLKLDAGWRDHDGYVGVSYTY; encoded by the coding sequence GTGAAAAAAGTTTTATTTGGAATTAGTTGTGCATTAGTATTAGCATCTGCACCTGTTTTTGCAGCACCATCTGTGAATGGATCTACCGGTTTAATTAACAATCCATCTTCAGATGTACTGCGGGAAGGTGAATTTTCCTTAGGTTATTATCACCTAAAAGATGGTGGTGTAGGTATATTTAATACGAATATATTGCCTAAGTTAGAAATTGGTGTGGCAGGATTTCGTTATGATGATCAGGATAATGAAAATTATGTAAATGCCAAGTTTAGTATCCTATCAGAAAGTGTAATGAACCCAGGGTTAGCGGTGGGAATAGAAGACATAGCCAATACTCGTGAGCGTTCGGCATACGCTGTAGCAAGCAAGGCACTGCCTTTTGGGTTTCGGATGCATGTAGGCGCAGGTAATGGACGATTTGACGGCGTGTTTGCCGGTATTGAAAAAACTCTTAATCCTATTAGCGTCGTAACAGGTAATAATGTTTTCCCCGCGACAACATTGATTGCTGAATATGATGGTAAGCATATGAATTATGGCGCGCGTATGGCCATTATACCAGGGCTTAAACTGGATGCAGGCTGGCGTGATCATGACGGATATGTTGGTGTGAGTTATACCTATTAA
- the lpxA gene encoding acyl-ACP--UDP-N-acetylglucosamine O-acyltransferase, producing MKPEKVVVPLRKIHETAVVHPNARIGKDVEIGPYAVVGENVVIGDGTKISAHAIIDGWTSIGKNCVIFPSASIGSDPQDLKFAGEKSYVFIGDNTRIREFATVNRATGEGEETRIGHDCLLMAYTHVAHNCIVGNNVIMSNAATLAGHVVVEDRAVIGGLTGVHQFVKIGMNAMVGGASKVVQDIPPFVIADGHPARVSGLNNVGMARSGISREARNNIKKAYKILYRSGLPLTQAIEVMEQELESYPEVEHFLRFLRNVERGVCRGRRDGE from the coding sequence ATGAAGCCGGAAAAGGTTGTCGTACCTCTGCGTAAAATACATGAGACAGCAGTCGTTCATCCCAATGCTCGTATCGGCAAGGATGTTGAAATTGGCCCATATGCAGTGGTTGGTGAGAATGTAGTAATTGGTGATGGGACTAAAATTAGTGCCCATGCTATTATAGATGGCTGGACCAGTATTGGAAAGAATTGTGTAATATTCCCGAGTGCATCCATTGGTTCAGATCCTCAAGATTTAAAATTTGCTGGTGAAAAAAGCTATGTTTTTATTGGCGATAATACCAGAATAAGAGAATTTGCTACGGTAAATCGCGCTACTGGTGAAGGTGAGGAAACCCGAATTGGTCACGATTGCTTACTAATGGCTTATACCCACGTGGCTCACAACTGTATTGTTGGGAATAACGTGATTATGTCTAATGCAGCGACATTGGCTGGTCATGTGGTTGTAGAAGACCGAGCCGTTATTGGTGGTTTAACTGGAGTTCACCAATTTGTAAAGATTGGCATGAATGCAATGGTAGGCGGCGCATCCAAAGTGGTACAGGATATCCCTCCTTTTGTGATTGCAGATGGACATCCAGCCCGTGTATCAGGACTCAATAATGTGGGGATGGCTCGTTCTGGTATCAGCCGCGAAGCCCGCAACAATATCAAAAAAGCATATAAAATATTGTATCGTTCCGGACTGCCGCTAACGCAAGCCATTGAAGTCATGGAACAAGAATTAGAATCCTATCCTGAAGTGGAACATTTCCTGCGTTTTCTGCGTAATGTAGAACGGGGTGTCTGTCGCGGTCGTCGGGACGGAGAATAG
- a CDS encoding lysophospholipid acyltransferase family protein — MLYKFVKMMSSIISMLPRAVWQNIGNALGEVCWVLVPRKRKRMAIENIMCSLSLERKQAYQIAKQSTTRFGKMFMEVLRIPTINKDNIKQYVAIDHPEYLTEALSHGKGAVLATAHSGNWEMLGASLAMYGFPLVAVVQKQTNGDMDKFINENRTKAGMHVTYKTGVREMVRMLEKGQIIGLLMDQDAHSDGVPVEFFGRLASTPSGAAALARMKGAPIIPAFITANPDGTHKVILHPPEWVEKTNNREEDLLLMTQKLTNIIEQHVRNISHEWFWLHNRWKSTPKISK; from the coding sequence ATGCTATATAAATTTGTGAAAATGATGAGTAGTATTATCAGTATGCTGCCTCGGGCTGTATGGCAAAATATTGGAAATGCACTAGGAGAAGTGTGCTGGGTATTAGTGCCGCGTAAACGAAAACGCATGGCAATTGAAAACATTATGTGCAGTTTATCTCTTGAGCGAAAACAGGCGTATCAGATTGCAAAACAAAGTACGACACGATTTGGTAAGATGTTTATGGAAGTTCTGCGTATACCTACGATTAATAAAGATAACATTAAGCAATATGTAGCGATTGATCATCCTGAATATTTGACAGAGGCCCTGTCACATGGAAAAGGCGCAGTATTGGCGACTGCTCACAGCGGAAACTGGGAGATGCTCGGGGCTTCCTTAGCGATGTATGGTTTTCCTTTGGTAGCCGTGGTACAAAAGCAGACCAATGGAGATATGGATAAGTTTATAAATGAGAATCGTACGAAAGCCGGTATGCATGTAACTTATAAAACCGGTGTGCGTGAAATGGTTAGAATGCTGGAAAAAGGACAGATTATTGGTCTCTTAATGGATCAGGATGCTCATAGTGATGGTGTTCCTGTTGAATTTTTTGGGCGTTTAGCTTCAACACCTTCTGGGGCTGCAGCCTTAGCCCGCATGAAAGGCGCTCCCATTATTCCGGCATTCATTACGGCAAACCCAGACGGCACTCATAAAGTAATATTACATCCTCCCGAGTGGGTAGAAAAAACAAATAACCGGGAAGAAGACCTTCTTCTCATGACACAAAAATTGACAAACATTATTGAACAGCATGTGAGAAACATTTCCCATGAATGGTTCTGGCTGCACAATCGGTGGAAAAGCACACCGAAAATAAGTAAATAA
- a CDS encoding amino acid ABC transporter ATP-binding protein, producing the protein MLTIENLYKSFGKLVAVNDFNLHVKEGETAVLMGPSGCGKSTMIRMINRLIEPDSGRICVSGTEITKLDLEELRRVRKRIGFVFQQFNLIGRLTAVENVMLGLVMDGISREAAYDKAMEALEKVGLEKRAQHKSAEMSGGQQQRVGIARALAFEPELMLWDEPTASLDPILVREVLVIMEELAKYRASSMLVVTHEISFAIHVADRIILMDKGSIVEEGIPEDVFGSPESHIGQQYKELIEYQQMTNARTLNSKNIA; encoded by the coding sequence ATGCTTACAATTGAAAATCTGTATAAAAGTTTTGGAAAGCTGGTGGCCGTGAATGATTTCAACTTGCATGTGAAAGAAGGAGAAACAGCAGTTCTTATGGGACCATCTGGCTGTGGGAAATCAACGATGATTCGTATGATCAATCGTCTAATTGAGCCTGATAGTGGGAGAATCTGTGTTTCCGGTACGGAAATAACGAAACTTGACCTAGAAGAATTGCGCCGGGTTCGTAAACGCATCGGTTTTGTCTTTCAGCAATTTAATTTAATTGGACGTTTAACCGCAGTAGAAAATGTTATGCTGGGATTAGTAATGGATGGCATATCACGGGAGGCGGCATATGATAAAGCGATGGAGGCATTAGAAAAGGTTGGACTGGAAAAGCGTGCTCAGCATAAATCTGCTGAAATGTCAGGGGGACAGCAGCAGCGGGTAGGTATAGCAAGAGCACTGGCTTTTGAACCTGAACTTATGCTATGGGATGAACCCACAGCTTCTCTTGATCCTATTTTAGTTAGGGAAGTTCTAGTCATTATGGAAGAACTGGCAAAATACCGAGCGAGCAGCATGTTGGTTGTAACTCATGAAATATCCTTTGCCATACACGTTGCTGATCGAATTATATTGATGGATAAGGGCAGTATTGTAGAAGAAGGAATACCAGAAGACGTATTTGGCAGCCCGGAATCCCATATCGGCCAGCAGTACAAAGAACTCATCGAGTATCAGCAAATGACCAATGCCCGAACCCTAAACAGCAAAAATATTGCTTGA
- a CDS encoding OmpH family outer membrane protein, with amino-acid sequence MKQGRKLALLFLLVFTAALLGGCNSSGNVGVIDVNKVMTESPKVKQFQEQLNVKGKELSDQLEKDKASLSAADFQKKQETLYAEFMKVKQEMEGQIDSSIKETLDGIAKEKKLGVILYKNGVAQGGTDITDDVINKLQ; translated from the coding sequence ATGAAACAAGGAAGAAAATTAGCATTATTGTTCTTATTAGTATTTACAGCTGCTCTTTTAGGCGGTTGTAATTCAAGCGGTAATGTGGGTGTAATTGATGTAAATAAGGTAATGACAGAAAGTCCTAAGGTAAAACAATTTCAGGAACAATTGAATGTCAAAGGCAAAGAACTGAGTGATCAATTGGAAAAAGATAAAGCATCCCTAAGTGCAGCTGATTTTCAAAAGAAACAAGAGACACTTTATGCAGAGTTCATGAAAGTGAAGCAAGAGATGGAAGGACAAATTGACAGCAGCATTAAAGAAACCTTAGATGGTATTGCTAAAGAGAAAAAATTAGGTGTGATTTTATATAAGAATGGTGTAGCCCAAGGCGGCACCGATATTACAGATGATGTGATTAATAAGCTACAATAG
- the lpxC gene encoding UDP-3-O-acyl-N-acetylglucosamine deacetylase has product MQQTTIAKAITYTGIGLHSGQDVTITIKPAPPDTGIVFVRIDLPGAPQVAAMANNVTNAMRATTLEKGLAKVFTVEHLLAAFFAMEVDNCLVEINAVEPPVGDGSSLPFVQMIQEAGVIEQNASRRFVAVTEAQTVRVNDKFITILPYDGFRVTFTSINSHPMLGVQFGDYEITRDSFISEIASARTIGFMHEVEQLKSQGLALGGSLENAVVYDDVKALTPLRFQDELVRHKILDIIGDLALAGRIRGHVIAVKSSHALNTALAKKIVDHILVRS; this is encoded by the coding sequence ATGCAGCAAACAACAATAGCAAAAGCTATAACATACACGGGTATCGGATTACACTCGGGTCAAGACGTGACGATTACGATCAAACCGGCGCCTCCTGATACGGGAATTGTATTTGTAAGGATCGATTTGCCAGGAGCACCACAAGTGGCAGCGATGGCTAACAATGTTACGAATGCCATGCGAGCGACTACATTAGAGAAAGGCTTGGCAAAGGTTTTTACGGTGGAACATCTGCTGGCAGCTTTTTTTGCCATGGAAGTGGATAACTGTCTAGTAGAAATTAATGCGGTAGAGCCTCCCGTAGGAGATGGCAGCTCCCTGCCTTTTGTTCAGATGATTCAAGAGGCTGGTGTGATAGAGCAAAATGCTTCTCGTCGGTTCGTTGCCGTTACAGAAGCCCAAACAGTGAGAGTGAATGACAAGTTTATTACAATATTGCCTTATGATGGATTTAGAGTCACTTTTACCTCAATTAATTCTCATCCCATGTTAGGTGTGCAATTTGGTGATTATGAAATTACAAGAGATAGTTTTATTTCTGAGATTGCATCAGCGCGGACGATTGGTTTTATGCATGAGGTAGAGCAGCTTAAGTCCCAAGGCCTTGCTTTAGGCGGCAGCTTGGAAAATGCAGTGGTATACGATGATGTAAAGGCTCTCACGCCTCTGCGGTTCCAGGATGAGCTGGTTCGTCATAAGATTTTAGATATTATTGGCGATTTGGCATTAGCAGGTCGTATTAGAGGTCATGTTATTGCCGTAAAGTCAAGCCATGCATTAAATACCGCATTGGCAAAAAAAATAGTGGACCATATTTTGGTAAGGAGCTGA
- a CDS encoding sigma-70 family RNA polymerase sigma factor yields the protein MILSQYVKELKKIHMLSREEEEALWLQYKEYDDMDCRSKIIEHYQPLVFKIATGWRLNETVIMDMIQEGTVGLIEAVEKFDHQRGVAFSLYASQRIRGRILNYMEKEGKFGVASMDSPLSAGEDITLRDLLVDGTAGVSSQAEHNYLVAQVKNAMDRLPHNEQAVLSGVFLEDCEPKQLAENLDLSISHIYKLQKQGIRRIRGMLSKFMQHW from the coding sequence ATGATATTAAGTCAATATGTAAAAGAACTTAAAAAAATACACATGCTGTCACGGGAAGAAGAAGAAGCCTTGTGGCTCCAGTATAAAGAATATGATGACATGGACTGCCGCAGCAAGATTATTGAACACTATCAACCCTTAGTATTTAAGATCGCTACTGGCTGGCGCCTGAATGAAACGGTGATTATGGATATGATTCAAGAAGGGACAGTGGGACTGATTGAGGCGGTAGAGAAATTTGATCATCAAAGAGGCGTGGCTTTTAGCCTATATGCTTCCCAACGAATACGAGGACGTATTCTCAATTATATGGAAAAAGAGGGAAAGTTTGGTGTTGCCTCTATGGATAGTCCTTTATCAGCTGGGGAAGACATTACCTTAAGAGATTTGTTAGTCGATGGGACGGCAGGCGTCTCCAGCCAGGCAGAGCATAACTATCTTGTGGCCCAGGTTAAAAATGCCATGGATCGCTTACCTCATAACGAACAAGCAGTGTTAAGCGGAGTATTCTTGGAAGATTGTGAACCAAAACAATTGGCGGAAAACTTAGATCTGAGCATATCTCATATCTATAAATTACAAAAGCAGGGCATCAGACGTATTCGCGGCATGCTTTCCAAATTTATGCAGCACTGGTAA
- a CDS encoding OmpH family outer membrane protein has product MLKLQKKQVKFVSLAIAVMFLLGIVGLAVSQSSTSYAAESNNSSKIGVVNHQLLISQHPDMEKAQQTMQAEVEQAKKDFEEKSATMNDKEKQDYYAQVQQRLTLKEQELINPVFEKVDAAIKAVADAKGLSVVMDKGNVVYGGQDITAEVGKKISGK; this is encoded by the coding sequence ATGCTGAAATTACAAAAGAAGCAAGTGAAATTTGTATCCCTAGCAATAGCAGTGATGTTTCTGTTAGGTATAGTTGGTTTGGCTGTATCACAAAGTAGTACATCCTATGCAGCGGAGTCCAATAATTCCTCTAAAATTGGTGTCGTGAATCATCAGCTGTTAATCTCACAGCATCCAGATATGGAGAAAGCACAGCAAACAATGCAGGCTGAAGTAGAACAGGCAAAAAAAGACTTTGAAGAAAAATCAGCGACAATGAACGACAAAGAAAAGCAAGATTACTATGCACAAGTTCAACAGCGCTTGACCTTAAAAGAACAAGAGTTAATTAATCCAGTATTTGAAAAGGTAGATGCGGCTATCAAAGCAGTTGCAGATGCTAAAGGATTATCGGTAGTTATGGATAAAGGCAATGTCGTTTATGGCGGCCAGGACATTACGGCTGAAGTTGGCAAAAAAATTAGTGGCAAGTAA
- a CDS encoding BamA/OMP85 family outer membrane protein encodes MKIQKNYKHILLAAIFSISLIFSVSAPAYAADPTGKTVTSITVTGNTTVPEATIMEAVKLKPGEALTADKVKQDMQAIYELGTFFDVVSNFNEVPEGVQVVYTVMENPVLQEIIIKGNTKVSSDKLSSMLTVKTGSILNSKALNENVRSIEEYYHDQGYILTKVSDVAMGTGGVLTITINEGMLEGIEVKGNEKTQTHVITREMKLKPNQPFNVKDAKRSMQKVYNLGYFEDVNMKLNPGKEPNAIVLETTVVEQKTGRFSIGGGYSKNDGMIGIIELGDDNFRGTGDKVKLHWEFGGSASNKNYEVSYTRPWLDDKQTSLGFSFYDMTNEYTDYDDDGHETASYDKRRKGFDLTLGRPQGEYVQNYVTLKQRKDQYVEWVSGDNYETDQDYIDRNYLENNFGTTRSISLMRVYDSRDNVFSPTEGNRVALTAEFAGKALGGDFNFNKYTAETRNYLKVGHAQIVALRGTVGYADGKMPDSQRFAVGGSDSLRGYRDDQFKGNKMLAATAEYRFPIAKKVEGVAFTDIGKAWSGEGYKLNDLEASVGVGIRVSTPIGPIRLDYAQGSQGGRSHFSFGGQF; translated from the coding sequence ATGAAAATTCAAAAAAACTATAAGCATATACTGCTTGCAGCTATCTTTAGTATCAGCCTTATATTTTCTGTTTCAGCTCCAGCCTATGCTGCTGATCCTACAGGTAAAACTGTGACTTCTATAACTGTCACTGGCAATACAACCGTACCAGAAGCGACGATCATGGAAGCAGTGAAGTTGAAGCCGGGTGAAGCGCTGACAGCGGATAAAGTGAAACAAGATATGCAAGCTATCTATGAATTGGGTACTTTTTTTGATGTAGTATCCAACTTCAATGAAGTTCCTGAAGGGGTACAAGTAGTCTATACCGTGATGGAAAATCCAGTATTGCAGGAAATTATTATAAAAGGCAATACCAAGGTATCATCTGATAAGCTAAGCAGTATGCTGACAGTTAAAACAGGCAGTATTTTAAATTCCAAGGCGTTAAATGAAAATGTACGATCCATTGAAGAGTATTATCATGATCAGGGTTATATCTTGACCAAAGTAAGCGATGTTGCAATGGGAACCGGCGGTGTACTGACAATTACTATTAACGAAGGTATGCTGGAAGGCATCGAAGTAAAAGGCAATGAAAAGACACAGACCCATGTTATTACTCGTGAAATGAAATTAAAGCCAAATCAGCCATTTAACGTAAAAGATGCAAAACGCAGTATGCAAAAAGTGTACAACCTAGGCTACTTTGAAGATGTAAATATGAAACTGAACCCAGGCAAAGAGCCCAATGCCATTGTTCTTGAAACCACAGTTGTGGAACAAAAGACAGGCAGGTTCTCCATAGGGGGCGGCTACAGTAAAAATGATGGTATGATTGGGATTATTGAACTTGGTGATGACAACTTCCGTGGTACGGGAGATAAAGTGAAGCTTCATTGGGAGTTTGGCGGCAGCGCCAGCAACAAGAACTATGAAGTGAGTTATACTCGCCCGTGGCTGGATGACAAGCAGACTTCACTTGGTTTTAGTTTTTATGACATGACCAATGAGTATACTGACTATGATGACGATGGTCATGAGACGGCTTCCTACGATAAAAGACGTAAAGGGTTTGATCTTACTCTTGGTCGTCCGCAAGGTGAATATGTGCAAAATTATGTCACGTTAAAACAGCGAAAAGATCAGTATGTTGAATGGGTATCGGGAGATAATTATGAAACCGATCAAGACTATATTGACAGAAATTATCTTGAGAATAATTTTGGTACAACCCGCAGCATTAGCTTAATGCGGGTATATGATTCTCGGGATAATGTATTTAGTCCTACAGAAGGAAATCGCGTGGCTTTAACAGCGGAATTTGCCGGAAAAGCTTTAGGCGGCGATTTTAATTTTAATAAATACACTGCTGAAACAAGGAACTATCTGAAGGTAGGTCATGCACAAATCGTAGCATTACGGGGAACTGTCGGTTATGCAGATGGCAAGATGCCAGACAGCCAACGTTTTGCCGTAGGTGGCTCTGACTCGCTGCGTGGTTACCGTGATGATCAGTTCAAAGGTAATAAAATGCTGGCCGCTACAGCGGAATATCGCTTCCCAATTGCCAAAAAAGTAGAGGGCGTAGCCTTTACTGATATTGGTAAAGCATGGTCAGGCGAAGGATACAAGCTGAATGACCTAGAGGCTAGTGTGGGTGTGGGGATTCGTGTTTCTACACCAATCGGTCCGATTCGTCTTGATTATGCGCAAGGCAGTCAAGGCGGCAGAAGCCACTTTAGCTTTGGCGGACAATTCTAA
- a CDS encoding LpxI family protein gives MKIIGLLAGIGRLPVEFARAARGMGFTVIAVCVVPGTDEELDRVANKTHHISVGQLQAIITTLKEEGVTEVTMIGKVTKELMFSGAVALDSRIQKLLASLTDNSDDTIMLAFVRELAMEGLGILDQTALIRSLMPGAGVLTDRKPTQEEQADLDFGFTMAKEVGRLDIGQTVVVKNCAVMAVEAIEGTDACIRRGGELGRGGVRVVKVAKPNQDMRFDVPTVGPNTLESMLAAGATALAMEAGKTLLVDRQTVLKIANNHGITILVM, from the coding sequence ATGAAAATAATAGGTTTATTAGCTGGTATTGGAAGATTGCCAGTAGAATTTGCCCGTGCCGCTCGCGGCATGGGCTTTACCGTGATTGCTGTCTGTGTGGTGCCTGGTACAGATGAAGAATTAGATCGGGTGGCAAATAAAACCCACCATATTAGCGTTGGACAATTACAAGCAATTATTACTACCCTTAAAGAAGAAGGTGTTACGGAAGTTACTATGATTGGCAAAGTCACTAAGGAATTAATGTTCTCAGGTGCAGTTGCTCTTGACAGCCGGATACAAAAACTGCTGGCAAGTCTTACTGATAATAGTGATGATACCATTATGTTAGCTTTTGTTCGTGAATTGGCAATGGAAGGGCTGGGGATCTTAGATCAAACCGCTTTGATTCGTTCATTGATGCCTGGAGCTGGTGTGCTGACGGATCGGAAGCCAACACAAGAAGAACAGGCCGACCTGGATTTTGGTTTTACTATGGCTAAAGAGGTTGGCAGGTTGGATATTGGTCAGACGGTAGTGGTGAAGAACTGTGCTGTCATGGCTGTAGAAGCCATTGAAGGTACAGATGCATGTATTCGCCGCGGCGGTGAATTAGGTCGAGGCGGTGTGCGAGTAGTAAAAGTCGCCAAACCGAATCAGGACATGCGTTTTGATGTACCAACTGTTGGGCCGAATACCTTAGAATCCATGCTTGCCGCAGGAGCAACAGCTCTCGCCATGGAAGCAGGCAAAACTCTTCTGGTAGATCGCCAAACCGTTCTAAAAATAGCCAACAATCATGGCATAACAATTCTGGTAATGTGA
- the lpxD gene encoding UDP-3-O-(3-hydroxymyristoyl)glucosamine N-acyltransferase, protein MKKTLREIADLVNGVLLGDGDIEITGVTNLEDAGTADISFAVPPHLEKAARSSAAAVIIPMTATEFSKPAIQVENPRAAFTELLKVYAPKVMIEPGVHPTAVLGKNVTLGENVAIMAYAVIDDHVKIGNHTILYPHTYIGKEAVLGSDCILYPNVTVRERCHIGSRSILHSGAVVGSDGFGFVTVGGRHQKVPQIGNVIIEDDVEIGANTTIDRATTGSTVVKQGTKIDNLVHLAHNVVVGENCFFVAQAGIAGSVKIGNNVTFAGQAGCAGHITIGDNSVFAAKAGVIGNVPAGSFYSGFPARPHKEWLRGEASSNKVPDLLKKVKDLEKRLAAMENKG, encoded by the coding sequence TTGAAGAAGACATTAAGAGAAATTGCTGACTTGGTAAATGGTGTGTTACTAGGTGATGGTGACATTGAAATAACGGGTGTAACGAATCTGGAAGATGCAGGTACAGCAGATATTTCCTTTGCTGTACCGCCTCATTTAGAGAAGGCGGCACGGTCTAGTGCCGCTGCCGTTATTATTCCTATGACTGCCACAGAATTTAGTAAGCCTGCCATTCAGGTGGAAAATCCAAGAGCAGCATTTACAGAATTACTAAAAGTATATGCGCCTAAAGTCATGATTGAACCTGGTGTTCATCCTACGGCTGTGCTGGGAAAGAATGTTACTCTTGGTGAAAATGTGGCGATTATGGCCTATGCAGTAATTGATGATCATGTAAAAATCGGGAATCATACAATCCTTTATCCCCATACTTACATAGGGAAAGAAGCTGTCCTTGGCAGTGACTGCATCCTATATCCGAATGTGACAGTGCGGGAGCGTTGTCATATTGGCAGTCGATCCATACTTCACAGCGGTGCGGTAGTTGGCAGTGATGGTTTTGGTTTCGTTACAGTAGGCGGCCGTCATCAAAAAGTTCCTCAAATAGGCAATGTGATCATTGAAGATGATGTAGAAATAGGAGCAAATACGACAATTGACCGGGCGACTACAGGCAGTACAGTTGTTAAGCAAGGGACTAAAATTGATAATTTGGTGCATTTGGCTCATAATGTTGTCGTCGGTGAAAATTGTTTCTTTGTGGCACAGGCAGGTATTGCGGGCAGTGTCAAAATTGGCAATAACGTTACCTTTGCCGGACAAGCAGGCTGCGCTGGTCATATAACGATTGGCGATAATTCCGTCTTTGCAGCTAAAGCGGGAGTGATTGGTAATGTACCCGCTGGTTCCTTCTATTCCGGATTTCCAGCCAGACCTCACAAGGAATGGCTGCGAGGAGAAGCCAGTTCCAATAAAGTCCCTGATTTACTAAAGAAAGTCAAAGACCTAGAAAAGCGCTTAGCCGCTATGGAAAACAAAGGATAA
- the fabZ gene encoding 3-hydroxyacyl-ACP dehydratase FabZ — protein MLSATEIQEIIPHRYPFLLVDRILELDPMKRAVGIKNVTMNEEFFQGHFPGKPIMPGVLLLEAMAQVGGVAMLYPEEYRGNLAYFVGMDRVKFRKPVVPGDQVRMVAEIIKIRSSMGKIWAQAFVDDQLVAEGEFLFALSAR, from the coding sequence ATGTTGTCTGCAACTGAAATACAAGAAATCATTCCTCATCGGTATCCATTTTTATTGGTGGACCGTATTCTTGAACTTGATCCTATGAAACGGGCGGTTGGCATTAAGAATGTCACTATGAATGAAGAATTCTTCCAAGGGCATTTTCCAGGGAAACCTATTATGCCTGGTGTATTACTACTAGAGGCTATGGCACAAGTGGGTGGCGTAGCAATGTTATACCCGGAGGAATATCGTGGAAATCTGGCATATTTTGTCGGCATGGACCGCGTTAAATTCAGAAAACCCGTAGTTCCTGGTGATCAAGTGCGAATGGTCGCAGAAATTATTAAAATACGCAGCAGCATGGGGAAAATATGGGCGCAAGCTTTTGTTGATGATCAATTGGTGGCAGAGGGAGAATTTTTATTCGCATTATCTGCCAGATAA